The Leucobacter chromiiresistens genome has a window encoding:
- the cysE gene encoding serine O-acetyltransferase, with amino-acid sequence MSVFSRIREDISAARAHDPAARSAAEVFFVYSGLHAVWWHRLSHALWRRGLRFLPRAIAQLSRFCSGIEIHPGATIGRRLFIDHGMGVVIGETAVVGDDVLIYHGVTLGGTGHDRGKRHPTVGNRVVIGAGAKLLGDIDIGHDSAIGSNAVVVRSAPPWTTLTGIPASGRPRRGAPIEQPDMADFYVI; translated from the coding sequence ATGAGCGTGTTCTCCCGCATCCGCGAAGACATCTCCGCAGCACGCGCGCACGATCCCGCAGCGCGCAGTGCCGCGGAGGTGTTCTTCGTGTACTCGGGGCTCCACGCCGTGTGGTGGCATCGGCTCTCGCACGCGCTGTGGAGGCGGGGGCTGCGCTTCCTGCCGCGCGCCATCGCCCAGCTCTCGCGGTTCTGCTCGGGCATCGAGATCCACCCCGGTGCCACCATCGGCCGCCGACTCTTCATCGACCACGGCATGGGCGTCGTCATCGGCGAGACCGCCGTTGTCGGCGACGACGTGCTCATCTACCACGGCGTCACCCTGGGCGGCACGGGCCACGATCGCGGCAAACGGCACCCCACCGTCGGCAACCGCGTCGTCATCGGAGCCGGCGCGAAACTGCTCGGCGACATCGACATCGGGCACGACAGCGCGATCGGGTCGAACGCGGTCGTGGTGCGCTCCGCGCCCCCGTGGACGACGCTGACCGGCATCCCCGCCAGTGGGAGACCGCGCCGCGGCGCCCCGATCGAGCAGCCCGACATGGCCGACTTCTACGTGATCTGA